The following proteins come from a genomic window of Trifolium pratense cultivar HEN17-A07 linkage group LG4, ARS_RC_1.1, whole genome shotgun sequence:
- the LOC123882394 gene encoding NEP1-interacting protein 2-like yields the protein MEFMANPCPLLDLFVNLVKRVRWVSGLIISVIIGNIFCAILTFCFAFVGTLLGAMTGALIGQETESGFIRGAAVGAVSGAVFSIEVFECSLDLWHSDQSGICCLLYLIDVISSLLSGRLVRERIGPAMLSAVQSQMGADEMSFYEFQNIFDIGGDRGLSGASVEKIPTISITSDNNFDASGDRVSCSVCLQDFQIGETVRSLPHCHHMFHLPCIDKWLIKHGSCPLCRRDL from the exons ATGGAGTTTATGGCAAATCCATGCCCTTTATTGgatttatttgttaatttggtTAAGAGGGTCAGATGGGTTAGTGGCCTCATCATCTCAGTCATCATTGGAAACATCTTCTGTGCGATCTTGACATTCTGCTTTGCATTTG TGGGAACTTTGTTGGGGGCTATGACTGGAGCATTGATAGGTCAAGAAACAGAGAGTGGCTTCATACGAGGTGCTGCTGTTGGTGCTGTTTCAGGGGCTGTTTTCTCTATTGAAGTCTTTGAATGTTCTCTTGATCTTTGGCATTCTGATCAATCTGGAATTTGTTGTCTCCTTTACTTG ATTGATGTTATTAGTAGCCTACTGAGTGGGAGACTTGTACGTGAAAGGATAGGTCCAGCCATGTTGAGTGCTGTCCAAAGTCAG ATGGGTGCTGATGAAATGAGCTTTTATGagtttcaaaatatatttgacaTTGGAGGTGACAGAGGTTTATCAGGAGCTTCAGTTGAAAAGATCCCAACAATCTCAATCACAAGTGACAACAATTTTGATGCTTCTGGTGACAGAGTTTCATGTTCAGTTTGCCTTCAG GATTTCCAAATTGGAGAGACAGTTAGAAGCTTGCCTCATTGTCATCATATGTTTCACCTACCTTGCATTGACAAGTGGCTCATCAAACATGGCTCTTGCCCATTATGCAGAAGagatctataa
- the LOC123882393 gene encoding probable prolyl 4-hydroxylase 10, with protein MVMLKLRHSRVGPRKLSVPNLQTLIFTLFVTFTFLILILLTLRIPKPNQLNSISRNDLRSDDNDNKCWVEIISWEPRAFIHHNFLTKEECEHIINIAKPHMHKSAVVDNITGKGLNSSSRTSSGAFLARGRDKIVRNIEKRIADVTFIPVEHGENLNVLHYEVGQKYESHFDYFYDKFSTRNGGQRIATMLMYLSDVEEGGETVFPAAEGNFSSVPWWNELSDCGKQGLSVKPKMGDAILFWSMKPDATLDRASLHGACPVIKGDKWSCAKWMRMGEHITH; from the exons ATGGTTATGCTGAAATTAAGACACTCTCGTGTTGGACCTCGGAAACTGTCAGTGCCAAATTTACAGACATTGATCTTCACATTGTTTGTGACCTTTACATTCCTCATTCTCATTCTCTTAACTCTTCGTATTCCTAAACCCAACCAACTCAACTCCATCTCTCGTAACGATCTCAG AAGCGATGACAATGACAATAAGTGTTGGGTTGAAATTATATCGTGGGAGCCTAGAGCCTTTATCCATCATAATTTTCTG ACAAAGGAAGAATGtgaacatataatcaatatagCTAAGCCACATATGCATAAGTCAGCGGTTGTTGATAATATAACAGGAAAAGGTTTGAACAGCAG TTCACGGACAAGCTCCGGAGCTTTTCTTGCGAGAGGACGTGATAAAATTGTGAGGAATATTGAGAAAAGAATAGCTGATGTAACTTTTATACCTGTAG AGCATGGCGAAAACCTTAATGTTCTCCATTATGAAGTTGGACAGAAATATGAATCtcattttgactacttttacgATAAGTTTAGTACTAGGAATGGAGGTCAACGTATAGCAACAATGTTGATGTACCT TTCAGATGTTGAAGAAGGGGGTGAGACAGTGTTCCCAGCTGCCGAGGGAAACTTTAGCTCTGTGCCTTGGTGGAATGAGCTTTCTGATTGTGGAAAACAAGGACTTTCAGTTAAACCAAAGATGGGTGATGCTATACTTTTCTGGAGCATGAAGCCTGATGCGACTCTAGATCGCGCAAGTTTGCATG GTGCTTGTCCTGTGATCAAGGGTGATAAGTGGTCATGCGCCAAATGGATGCGGATGGGTGAACACATAACCCATTGA
- the LOC123882397 gene encoding uncharacterized protein LOC123882397 produces the protein MCSTIFSYKQTVPKESWANLAEIEDQNVLPLSTLIQNPDKPPDKTHTSANANIQADKASTSNVDNEGYKLVTARSAKRIDKAKAASQKSSHITKSKTCYLQLCRPLPPFNKEVSSKEEASRIAFV, from the exons atgtgttcaacaattttttcttataagcaAACAGTTCCTAAAGAGTCATGGGCTAATCTTGCAGAGATTGAAGACCAAAATGTTTTACCTCTCTCAACTCTTATTCAAAATCCTGACAAACCACCAGATAAAACTCACACTTCTGCTAATGCTAACATTCAAGCTGACAAGGCTTCCACAAGTAATGTGGACAATGAAGGCTACAAATTGGTTACTGCTAGATCTGCAAAGAGGATTGATAAAGCTAAAGCTGCATCTCAAAAGAGTAGTCACATTACCAAATCAAAG ACATGTTATCTTCAATTATGCCGGCCACTACCTCCATTCAACAAAGAGGTTTCATCAAAGGAAGAAGCATCAAGGATTGCATTTGTCTAA
- the LOC123882396 gene encoding probable prolyl 4-hydroxylase 10, giving the protein MVKFKHSRIGSRKSSLPTTTTLIFTLFLTFTFLILLSLRIPKSNHLNSISRNTLRSDGERERWVEILSWEPRAFLYHNFLAKEECEHLINISKPYMEKSFVIDNETGKNVESSIRTSTGTFLPIGHDKIVRNIEKRISDVTFIPVGYGEEFNILHYEVGQMYEPHTDYFEDAFNIKNGGQRIATMLMYLSDVEEGGETVFPAAKGNFSSVPWWNELSDCGKKGLSIKPKMGDALLFWSMKPNGTVDPSSLHGACPVIKGDKWSLTKWMRVIEW; this is encoded by the exons ATGGTGAAATTCAAGCACTCTCGCATAGGATCTCGAAAATCATCGTTGCCAACTACAACAACATTGATCTTCACCTTATTTTTGACATTCACATTCCTCATTCTCTTATCTCTACGTATACCTAAATCCAACCATCTCAACTCCATTTCTCGTAACACTCTCAG AAGCGATGGTGAAAGAGAGCGTTGGGTTGAAATCCTATCGTGGGAGCCTAGAGCATTTTTATATCATAATTTTCta GCAAAAGAGGAATGTGAACATCTAATCAATATATCCAAGCCTTATATGGAAAAGTCATTTGTAATTGATAATGAAACAGGAAAGAATGTGGAAAGCAg TATAAGAACAAGCACTGGAACTTTTCTCCCAATAGGACATGATAAAATTGTGAGGAATATTGAGAAAAGAATATCTGATGTTACTTTTATACCTGTAG GGTATGGTGAAGAATTTAACATCCTCCATTATGAAGTTGGACAAATGTATGAACCTCACACTGACTACTTTGAGGATGCGTTTAATATTAAGAATGGGGGTCAACGTATAGCAACAATGTTGATGTACCT TTCAGATGTTGAAGAAGGGGGTGAGACGGTGTTCCCAGCTGCCAAGGGAAATTTTAGCTCCGTACCTTGGTGGAATGAGCTTTCGGATTGTGGGAAAAAAGGACTTTCGATTAAGCCAAAAATGGGCGATGCTTTACTTTTCTGGAGCATGAAGCCTAATGGAACTGTAGATCCATCCAGTTTACATG GTGCTTGTCCGGTGATAAAAGGTGATAAGTGGTCATTAACCAAATGGATGCGAGTCATTGAGTGGTGA